Proteins encoded within one genomic window of Burkholderiaceae bacterium:
- a CDS encoding nitrogen regulation protein NR(I), GlnG has protein sequence MTGAEKGAGLSPVVHLIDDDDAVRHALALLIGTVGLRVQSWSDAQAFIAGFDRQGIGAIVLDVRMPGIGGLAVLDKLMAQGVDQPVIMLTGHGTVEMCRRAFKAGAAEFLEKPVDDELLLETLQQAVRQHVKSRQRQLAGRQARARHAQLSEREREVLALIVDGLTNKEIGRSLAISPRTVETHRANLFAKLEVASLAQLIRQYAALVDEQARP, from the coding sequence ATGACCGGCGCCGAGAAGGGTGCCGGCCTGTCTCCGGTCGTTCACCTGATCGACGACGACGACGCGGTGCGCCATGCCCTGGCGTTGCTGATCGGAACGGTCGGCCTCAGGGTGCAGAGCTGGTCCGATGCGCAGGCGTTCATCGCCGGCTTCGATCGCCAGGGCATCGGCGCGATCGTGCTCGACGTGCGCATGCCCGGGATCGGCGGCCTCGCGGTGCTCGACAAGCTGATGGCCCAGGGGGTGGACCAGCCGGTCATCATGCTCACCGGTCACGGCACGGTGGAGATGTGCCGGCGTGCGTTCAAGGCGGGTGCCGCGGAGTTCCTGGAAAAGCCGGTGGACGACGAACTGCTGCTCGAAACCCTGCAGCAGGCGGTGCGCCAGCACGTGAAGTCGCGCCAGCGCCAGCTTGCCGGCCGCCAGGCGCGGGCGCGCCATGCGCAGCTGTCGGAGCGCGAGCGCGAGGTGCTCGCGCTGATCGTGGATGGGCTGACCAACAAGGAGATCGGCCGCAGCCTGGCGATCTCGCCGCGCACGGTGGAAACGCACCGCGCCAACCTGTTCGCCAAGCTGGAAGTGGCGTCGCTGGCGCAGCTGATCCGCCAGTATGCGGCGCTGGTGGACGAGCAGGCGCGGCCGTGA
- a CDS encoding Two-component sensor PilS, with translation MFEAVRRRIWWLLAWVVVTAAGCVVLARIELAQLRDAFETDARIVHRLLSQQMVQQDAVMAMLALLQPIPSAPASAQPERRLSSVYPQILGVLRRDDADPWSDPALNAAEARSRESGDAALAQVDFARGRYQLVLASEPTSFALLIDMHLMVPWSEWPMAPDDSPVRVALTHAGQSFVLQPGVVGGSGWRFDFSKRLAAPSQPFDVVAERQVRWAELPWGRMAIWGALVAAALAALAAWQRQRAERRRAEELLRLGQVARLNALGELAAGMAHELNQPLTAVLANTQAASRLLDDEPPELGTARGAMARAAEQARRAADVIGRLRRAVERPDPGAQVRPVDMADAVRDALYLLEPECRRCGVSPVIETPPAPVRVLAEPVALEQIVHNLLTNALQAMEQVPSGERRLRIGIGAADGRGMLSVQDSGPGLTAEVLARLFEPFFTTRDGGLGLGLSLCETLANRIGGTLTAANAAPRGALLRLTLPLAPGAGGSAR, from the coding sequence ATGTTCGAAGCGGTGCGGCGTCGGATCTGGTGGCTCCTCGCGTGGGTCGTGGTGACGGCGGCGGGCTGCGTGGTGCTGGCGCGCATCGAACTGGCGCAGCTGCGCGATGCGTTCGAGACCGATGCGCGCATCGTGCACCGGCTGCTGAGCCAGCAGATGGTGCAGCAGGACGCGGTGATGGCGATGCTCGCGCTGCTGCAGCCGATCCCGTCGGCGCCGGCATCGGCGCAGCCCGAGCGGCGGCTGTCGTCGGTCTATCCGCAGATTCTGGGCGTGCTGCGCCGTGACGACGCGGACCCTTGGTCCGATCCGGCCCTGAACGCGGCCGAGGCCCGCTCGCGTGAGAGTGGCGATGCCGCGCTCGCGCAGGTGGACTTCGCGCGCGGCCGCTACCAGCTGGTGCTGGCCTCTGAGCCGACCAGCTTCGCGCTGCTGATCGACATGCACCTGATGGTGCCGTGGAGCGAGTGGCCGATGGCGCCGGACGACAGCCCGGTGCGGGTCGCGCTGACCCATGCCGGGCAGAGTTTCGTGCTGCAGCCCGGCGTTGTCGGCGGCAGCGGCTGGCGTTTCGACTTCAGCAAGCGCCTGGCCGCGCCGAGCCAGCCGTTCGACGTGGTCGCCGAGCGCCAGGTCCGCTGGGCGGAGTTGCCGTGGGGCCGGATGGCGATCTGGGGCGCATTGGTTGCCGCCGCGCTGGCCGCGCTGGCGGCCTGGCAGCGCCAGCGCGCCGAACGCCGGCGCGCCGAGGAACTGCTGCGGCTGGGCCAGGTCGCGCGGCTGAACGCGCTCGGTGAATTGGCTGCCGGCATGGCCCATGAACTGAACCAGCCGCTGACCGCGGTGCTGGCCAACACGCAGGCGGCCAGCCGGCTGCTCGACGACGAACCGCCCGAACTGGGCACCGCGCGCGGCGCGATGGCGCGGGCCGCGGAGCAGGCGCGGCGTGCGGCCGACGTGATCGGCCGCCTGCGGCGCGCGGTGGAACGGCCCGACCCGGGCGCGCAGGTCCGGCCGGTCGACATGGCGGACGCGGTGCGCGACGCGTTGTACCTGCTCGAGCCCGAGTGCCGCCGCTGCGGCGTCAGCCCGGTGATCGAGACCCCGCCGGCGCCGGTGCGCGTGCTGGCCGAGCCGGTGGCGCTGGAGCAGATCGTGCACAACCTGCTGACCAACGCGCTGCAGGCGATGGAGCAGGTGCCTAGTGGTGAACGCCGGCTGCGAATCGGAATCGGGGCCGCCGACGGCCGCGGAATGCTGTCGGTGCAGGACAGCGGGCCGGGCCTGACGGCGGAGGTGCTGGCGCGGCTCTTCGAGCCGTTCTTCACGACGCGCGACGGCGGCCTGGGGCTGGGCCTGAGCCTGTGCGAGACGCTGGCCAACCGCATCGGCGGAACCTTGACCGCGGCCAATGCGGCGCCGCGCGGCGCGCTGCTGCGGCTGACCCTGCCGCTGGCGCCGGGTGCGGGCGGGAGCGCGCGATGA
- a CDS encoding Cobalt-zinc-cadmium resistance protein, with translation MKTLAWHVTGSVGLLSDAMESFVNLAGAAFGLAMVTIAMRPADADHPFGHTKAEYFASGFEGMLIAFAAAGILWAAAHRLADPQPLTQLSWGLGLSIGSSVLNGALAWLMFRSARAHRSQALEADARHLRTDVWTSVGVVVGVALVAVTGRLWLDPLVAIAVAINILWEGGRLVWRSSQGLMDEALEPELQAVIETTLAGFAYRRGSVDVIRFDHIATRRSGHRRFVDLHMHMPAEWTLGRAATLRGSVEQALMSAVPGLRATIQLLPSDVEAHFGDERDLL, from the coding sequence ATGAAAACGCTGGCTTGGCACGTGACCGGATCGGTCGGCCTGCTGTCGGACGCGATGGAGTCGTTCGTCAACCTGGCGGGCGCGGCGTTCGGCCTGGCGATGGTGACGATCGCGATGCGGCCAGCCGACGCCGACCACCCGTTCGGGCATACCAAGGCCGAGTATTTTGCGTCCGGCTTCGAAGGCATGCTGATCGCCTTCGCCGCCGCCGGCATCCTGTGGGCCGCGGCGCACCGGCTGGCCGACCCGCAGCCGCTCACGCAACTGAGCTGGGGTCTGGGGCTGTCCATCGGCAGCTCGGTGCTGAACGGCGCGCTCGCCTGGCTGATGTTCCGCTCGGCCCGCGCACACCGCTCGCAGGCGCTGGAGGCCGACGCGCGGCATCTGCGCACCGACGTCTGGACCTCGGTCGGCGTCGTGGTCGGTGTCGCGCTGGTCGCTGTCACCGGCCGGCTCTGGCTCGATCCGCTGGTCGCGATCGCGGTCGCGATCAACATCCTGTGGGAAGGCGGCCGGCTGGTGTGGCGCTCGTCGCAGGGGCTGATGGACGAGGCGCTGGAGCCGGAGCTGCAAGCCGTGATCGAGACCACGCTCGCCGGCTTCGCGTACCGGCGCGGCAGTGTCGACGTGATCCGCTTCGACCATATCGCGACGCGCCGATCCGGCCACCGCCGCTTCGTCGACCTGCACATGCACATGCCGGCCGAGTGGACGCTGGGCCGCGCCGCCACGCTGCGCGGCAGCGTCGAGCAGGCACTGATGAGCGCGGTGCCGGGCCTGCGCGCGACGATCCAGCTGCTGCCGAGCGACGTCGAGGCACATTTCGGCGACGAGCGCGACCTGCTGTAA
- a CDS encoding D-aminoacyl-tRNA deacylase, which translates to MIALIQRVRRAHVEVAGRTIGAIGAGLLVLVCAERGDGASEAERLLAKILKLRIFADDAGKMNRSVQDIDGHGTAGGLLLVSQFTLAADTARGNRPGFDAAAPPELARTLYAHFVARARALHPVVATGEFAADMQVHLVNDGPVTIPLRMVSGAR; encoded by the coding sequence GTGATCGCCCTGATCCAGCGCGTGCGCCGCGCCCATGTCGAAGTCGCCGGCCGAACCATCGGCGCGATCGGCGCCGGCCTGCTGGTGCTGGTTTGCGCCGAGCGCGGCGACGGCGCGAGCGAAGCCGAGCGGCTGCTCGCGAAAATCCTGAAGCTGCGCATCTTCGCCGACGACGCCGGCAAGATGAACCGCAGCGTGCAGGACATCGACGGCCACGGCACGGCCGGCGGCCTGCTGCTGGTCAGTCAGTTCACGCTCGCCGCCGACACCGCGCGCGGCAACCGGCCCGGCTTCGACGCCGCCGCGCCGCCTGAACTCGCGCGCACGTTGTACGCGCATTTCGTCGCGCGGGCGCGCGCGCTGCACCCAGTGGTCGCGACCGGCGAGTTCGCCGCCGACATGCAGGTGCATCTGGTGAACGATGGGCCGGTGACGATTCCGCTGCGGATGGTGTCGGGGGCTCGATAA
- a CDS encoding Type I restriction-modification system, restriction subunit R gives MSEDIKPYRYEPIALSDESTVVAEFVQDGPGVREAAYQSEAELERAFIRQLQAQAYEHLPITSEGELLANLRAQLERLNKLAFTDAEWDRFFTTCIAGANDGIVEKTARIQEDHVQVLKRDDGTVKNIYLIDKASIHNNALQVINQYAVQGRRDNRYDVTVLVNGLPLVHIELKRRGVDIREAFNQIDRYQRESFWAGSGLFEYVQLFVISNGTLTKYYSNTVRDGHLKEQAGRRGKSGKTANSFAFTSWWADAKNRPITELAGFTKTFFARHSLLNILTRYCVFDVDRKLLVMRPYQIVAAERILQRIGTSTNHRQLGRVEAGGYIWHTTGSGKTLASFKAAQLARGLPGIDKVLFVVDRKDLDYQTMREYERFEKGAANSNTSTSVLQRQLEDPQARIIVTTIQKLSRFVAKNKKHPVYDAHVVVIFDECHRSQFGDMHAEITRSFRRYHLFGFTGTPIFEDNAATSGDPRRRTTEQTFGSQLHAYTIVDAISDKNVLPFRIDYINTIKTAPDVKDKKVPAIDTERALLAPERIAQIVGYIREHFDQKTKREGNASYVHGIVGNVAEVVAGRNRVDEIRRRQRLNGFNSIFATASIDAAKRYYAEFAKQQQGLPAAQRLKVGLIYSFAANEGQDEALLEDEAFEMEGLDAGSRDFLDAAVGDYNALFATSYDTSVDKFQNYYKDLSLRLKQRELDLVIVVGMFLTGFDATTLNTLWVDKNLKSHGLIQAYSRTNRILNSVKSYGNIVSFRNLEQATNDALALFGNKEAKGIVLLKSYAEYYADYERRVGELVDGFPLGEAIVGEAAKKDFIKLFGAILRLRNILTAFDDFAGHEILTEREYQDYQSLYLNLYAEFRASAQAEKERINDDVVFEIELIKQVEINVDYILLLVEQYLKKKGSGEDGDIRASIERAIDSSPSLRNKKDLIEAFVDSVTTKAAVDAQWQVFVAAKKAEELEGIIAQEGLDPEATRGFIDDAFRDGNIPTTGTAITRILPPVSRFSKANGHAAKKHAVLDKLSAFFDRYFGLI, from the coding sequence ATGAGCGAAGACATCAAGCCCTACCGGTACGAGCCGATCGCGCTGTCGGACGAGAGCACGGTGGTGGCCGAGTTCGTGCAGGACGGCCCGGGCGTGCGCGAGGCCGCGTACCAGAGCGAGGCCGAGCTGGAGCGCGCCTTCATCCGCCAGTTGCAGGCGCAGGCTTATGAGCATCTGCCGATCACCTCCGAGGGCGAACTGCTCGCCAACCTGCGCGCGCAGCTGGAGCGCCTGAACAAGCTCGCTTTCACCGATGCGGAGTGGGATCGCTTCTTCACCACCTGCATCGCCGGCGCGAACGACGGCATCGTCGAGAAAACCGCGCGCATCCAGGAAGACCATGTGCAGGTGTTGAAGCGCGACGACGGCACGGTCAAGAACATCTACCTGATCGACAAGGCGAGCATTCACAACAACGCCCTGCAGGTGATCAACCAGTACGCGGTGCAGGGCCGGCGCGACAACCGCTACGACGTGACCGTGCTGGTGAACGGCTTGCCGCTGGTGCACATCGAATTGAAGCGCCGGGGCGTGGACATCCGCGAGGCGTTCAACCAGATCGACCGCTACCAGCGCGAGAGCTTCTGGGCCGGCTCGGGCCTGTTCGAGTACGTGCAGCTGTTCGTCATCAGCAACGGCACGCTGACCAAGTACTACAGCAACACGGTGCGCGACGGGCACTTGAAAGAGCAAGCCGGCCGGCGCGGCAAGAGCGGCAAGACCGCCAACAGCTTCGCCTTCACCAGCTGGTGGGCCGACGCGAAGAACCGGCCGATCACCGAACTGGCGGGCTTCACCAAGACCTTCTTCGCCAGGCATTCGCTGCTGAACATCCTCACCCGGTACTGCGTGTTCGATGTGGACCGAAAGCTGCTAGTGATGCGGCCCTACCAGATCGTGGCGGCCGAGCGCATCCTGCAGCGCATCGGCACATCCACCAACCACCGGCAGCTCGGCAGGGTGGAGGCCGGCGGCTACATCTGGCACACGACCGGCTCGGGCAAGACGCTGGCCAGCTTCAAGGCGGCGCAACTGGCGCGCGGCCTGCCGGGCATCGACAAGGTGTTGTTCGTGGTGGACCGCAAGGACCTGGACTACCAGACCATGCGCGAATACGAGCGCTTCGAGAAGGGCGCGGCCAATTCCAACACGTCGACGAGCGTGCTGCAGCGGCAGCTGGAAGACCCGCAGGCGCGCATCATCGTCACGACGATCCAGAAGCTCAGCCGCTTCGTCGCCAAAAACAAGAAGCACCCGGTGTACGACGCGCATGTGGTGGTGATCTTCGACGAATGCCACCGCAGCCAGTTCGGCGACATGCACGCCGAGATCACGCGGTCGTTCCGCCGCTATCACCTGTTCGGCTTTACCGGTACGCCGATCTTCGAGGACAACGCGGCAACGTCGGGCGACCCGCGCCGGCGCACCACGGAGCAGACCTTTGGCAGCCAGTTGCACGCCTACACCATCGTGGACGCGATCAGCGACAAGAACGTGCTGCCGTTTCGCATCGACTACATCAACACGATCAAGACGGCGCCGGACGTGAAGGACAAGAAGGTCCCGGCGATCGACACCGAGCGGGCGTTGCTGGCGCCCGAGCGCATCGCGCAGATCGTGGGCTACATCCGCGAGCATTTCGATCAGAAGACCAAGCGCGAGGGCAATGCCAGCTACGTGCACGGCATCGTCGGCAACGTGGCCGAGGTCGTCGCCGGCCGGAACCGGGTCGATGAGATTCGGCGCAGGCAACGCCTGAATGGCTTCAACTCGATCTTCGCCACGGCCTCCATCGACGCCGCCAAGCGGTACTACGCCGAGTTCGCGAAGCAGCAGCAAGGCCTGCCCGCGGCGCAGCGGCTCAAGGTGGGCCTGATCTACAGCTTTGCCGCGAACGAGGGGCAGGACGAGGCGTTGCTGGAGGACGAGGCCTTCGAGATGGAGGGTCTCGATGCCGGCTCGCGCGATTTTCTTGACGCGGCGGTCGGGGACTACAACGCGCTTTTTGCAACCAGCTACGACACCTCGGTCGACAAGTTCCAGAACTACTACAAGGACTTGTCGCTGCGCCTCAAGCAGCGCGAACTGGACCTGGTGATCGTCGTCGGCATGTTCCTCACCGGGTTCGACGCCACCACGCTCAACACCCTGTGGGTGGACAAGAACCTGAAGAGCCACGGACTGATCCAGGCGTATTCGCGCACCAACCGCATCCTCAACTCGGTCAAGAGCTACGGCAACATCGTCTCGTTCCGCAATCTGGAGCAGGCGACGAACGATGCGCTGGCCTTGTTCGGCAACAAGGAGGCGAAGGGCATCGTGCTCCTGAAGTCCTATGCCGAGTACTACGCGGACTACGAACGACGCGTGGGTGAACTGGTCGATGGATTTCCGCTTGGCGAGGCGATCGTCGGCGAAGCGGCGAAAAAGGACTTCATCAAGCTGTTCGGCGCGATCCTTCGGTTGAGGAACATCCTCACCGCGTTCGACGATTTCGCGGGCCATGAAATCCTCACCGAGCGCGAGTATCAGGACTACCAGAGCCTGTACCTGAATCTGTACGCCGAGTTTCGGGCGTCGGCGCAGGCCGAGAAAGAGCGCATCAACGACGACGTGGTGTTCGAGATCGAACTGATCAAGCAGGTCGAGATCAACGTCGACTACATCCTGCTGCTGGTCGAGCAGTACCTGAAGAAGAAGGGCTCGGGCGAAGACGGAGACATTCGCGCGTCGATCGAGCGGGCCATCGATTCGAGCCCGTCGCTGCGCAACAAGAAGGATCTGATCGAAGCCTTCGTGGACTCGGTGACGACGAAGGCGGCGGTCGATGCGCAGTGGCAGGTGTTCGTGGCGGCGAAAAAGGCCGAGGAACTCGAGGGCATCATCGCGCAGGAGGGCCTCGACCCCGAAGCCACCCGCGGGTTCATCGACGATGCCTTCCGCGACGGCAACATCCCGACCACCGGCACGGCGATCACCCGCATCCTGCCGCCGGTATCTCGATTCTCGAAAGCCAATGGCCACGCCGCAAAAAAACACGCGGTGCTGGACAAACTCTCCGCGTTTTTCGATCGCTATTTCGGATTGATCTGA
- a CDS encoding putative transcriptional regulators containing the CopG/Arc/MetJ DNA-binding domain, producing MPTRNVVLTDPQARFVEQLVASGRYQNASEVLREGLRMVQQREQAGAARRKALREAVAVGVADIEAGRYATFADAASLDAYLMALDEPA from the coding sequence ATGCCGACCCGCAACGTGGTGCTGACCGATCCGCAGGCGCGGTTCGTGGAGCAATTGGTGGCCTCCGGCCGCTATCAGAACGCGAGCGAAGTGCTGCGCGAAGGCTTGCGCATGGTGCAGCAACGCGAGCAGGCCGGCGCCGCGCGCCGCAAGGCGCTGCGCGAGGCGGTGGCGGTCGGCGTGGCCGACATCGAGGCCGGCCGCTACGCGACCTTTGCCGACGCCGCCAGCCTGGACGCGTACCTGATGGCGCTGGACGAGCCGGCCTGA
- a CDS encoding Type I restriction-modification system, specificity subunit S, with product MDGVPWIKIGDVAAEGKYITATAERVTEAGASKSRRVYPGDFVLSNSMSFGRPYISKIEGCIHDGWLAVSGFSDSYIPDFLYHLLRSAPVQAEFARRAGAGTVQNLNAEIVRSVPIPIPPLSEQSRIVAILDKFDALVNDISSGLPAELAARRQQYAHYRDRLLTFREAA from the coding sequence GTGGACGGCGTGCCGTGGATCAAGATTGGCGACGTCGCAGCAGAGGGCAAATACATCACCGCCACTGCCGAGCGCGTTACTGAGGCCGGCGCTTCAAAGTCGAGAAGGGTCTACCCCGGCGACTTCGTGCTGTCCAATTCGATGAGCTTCGGTCGCCCATACATCTCGAAGATCGAGGGCTGCATCCACGACGGCTGGCTGGCCGTTAGCGGTTTCAGCGATTCCTACATCCCGGATTTCCTGTACCACCTGCTTCGCTCTGCACCGGTTCAGGCCGAGTTTGCCCGGCGCGCTGGTGCCGGAACGGTGCAGAACCTCAACGCCGAGATCGTGAGATCGGTGCCGATTCCCATCCCACCCCTTTCCGAACAGTCCCGCATCGTCGCCATCCTCGACAAGTTCGACGCGCTGGTGAACGACATTTCCTCCGGCCTGCCCGCCGAACTAGCCGCGCGCCGCCAGCAATACGCGCACTACCGCGACCGGCTGCTGACGTTCCGCGAGGCGGCCTGA
- a CDS encoding Type I restriction-modification system, specificity subunit S, which yields MSRIDELIAELCPEGVEYKALGDFAELVRGNGLPKSVFTESGIGCIHYGQIYTYYGVWTNETISFVAPETAAPLAKVDTGDIIITNTSENVEDVCKAVAWLGNSQIVTGGHATVIKHKQEPKYLSYYFRTPEFFAQKKKHAAGTKVIDVSAKNLAKIRIPIPPLEVQREIVKVLDTFTALEAELEAELEARRRQYQYYRDALLTFGERADADASKQASKQASKQASKQASKQASKRKVGDLG from the coding sequence ATGAGCCGGATCGACGAGTTGATTGCGGAGTTGTGTCCGGAGGGGGTGGAGTACAAGGCGCTTGGCGACTTTGCTGAATTGGTACGCGGCAACGGCCTTCCGAAATCTGTATTCACGGAATCCGGCATCGGCTGCATCCACTACGGCCAGATTTACACCTACTACGGCGTCTGGACGAACGAGACTATTTCATTTGTTGCGCCGGAAACCGCTGCCCCGCTCGCCAAAGTAGACACCGGCGACATCATCATCACAAACACCAGCGAAAACGTCGAAGACGTGTGCAAGGCCGTTGCATGGCTAGGCAACTCCCAGATCGTGACTGGCGGACACGCGACGGTCATCAAGCACAAGCAAGAGCCGAAATATCTCTCGTACTACTTCCGCACACCGGAGTTCTTCGCGCAGAAAAAGAAGCACGCCGCCGGAACAAAAGTCATTGATGTGTCGGCCAAGAACCTTGCGAAGATTCGCATCCCCATCCCCCCACTCGAAGTCCAACGCGAAATCGTGAAAGTGCTCGACACCTTCACCGCGCTGGAGGCGGAGCTGGAGGCGGAGCTGGAGGCGCGTCGGCGGCAGTACCAGTACTACCGCGACGCGCTCTTGACCTTCGGCGAACGCGCGGACGCTGACGCAAGCAAGCAAGCAAGCAAGCAAGCAAGCAAGCAAGCAAGCAAGCAAGCAAGCAAGCAAGCAAGCAAGCGTAAGGTGGGCGACCTTGGGTGA